In Roseisolibacter agri, the following proteins share a genomic window:
- a CDS encoding YciI-like protein — protein MHYLLMYDVAPDYLARRGEFRGAHLALGWAAHARGELVLGGALADPVDGAVLLFRGDSPAVAERFAEADPYVTNGLVRTWRVRPWTTVIGDDAATPVRPEPA, from the coding sequence ATGCACTACCTGCTCATGTACGACGTCGCGCCCGACTACCTCGCCCGCCGCGGCGAGTTTCGCGGCGCGCACCTCGCCCTCGGCTGGGCCGCGCACGCGCGCGGCGAGCTGGTGCTCGGCGGCGCGCTCGCGGATCCGGTGGACGGCGCGGTGCTGCTCTTCCGCGGCGACTCGCCGGCGGTCGCGGAGCGCTTCGCGGAGGCCGACCCGTACGTGACGAACGGGCTGGTGCGGACCTGGCGCGTGCGCCCGTGGACGACCGTCATCGGCGACGACGCGGCGACGCCGGTGCGCCCCGAGCCGGCATGA